The Chanos chanos chromosome 3, fChaCha1.1, whole genome shotgun sequence genome segment GCAGTTGGTGTTCTCAATCACGTCCGCGCAGAGGCTTCATAACCTCCAAGGGTTGCACTACGTgagtaatacacacacgcacatacacttcTAACGCGTGTTATCCGTTGGGCGGTTTTATGGTTCTGacaaactatttttaaaaagtcGAAGATACAGCAGCGCGGCCGTTATTACGTTGCAAGGACCACACATTTCCTGATACAGGAATTCTGGTGAAGAGCTCCAGACTTCTGGGTGACGATTTCACATATCCATTGGGATTTATTAGGCATTTTTTATTGTGAGGGGAGAGTCCCCAAAAGGTAACAAAAGACATTCTAAGTCCGTCTCGGAACCATGGCAGAGACCGCGGCAGCTCCAGCATCCAAACCAAAGAAGACGAAAGCCCCCAAGAAAACGGCTTCTCACCCCAAATACTCGGACATGATCAAAGCGGCCATTGTCGCAGATAAGAGTCGCGGCGGAGCGTCCCGGCAGTCTATTCAAAAGTACATCAAAAGTCACTACAAGGTAGGAGACAACGCCGACTCGCAGGTCAAACTCTCCCTCAAACGGCTGGTGGCCAGCGGACTTCTGCGGCACACCAAGGGCATCGGCGCGTCTGGCTCCTTTAAACTGGCCAAAGCCGAAGACGTGAAGAAACCAGCGAAGCCCAAAACGGTCGTGAAAGCCAAGAAACCAGCCGTCAAAGCTGCCAAACCGAAAAAGGCACCTAAACCTAAGAAGGTGGCCAAGTCCCCCGCCAAGGCGAAAAAGAGCAAAGCGGTAGAgaagaaagtgaagaaaagcacagagaagaagaaatctCCGGTGAAAAGCGCCAAGAAAGTGGCGAAGAAGGCAAAGGTGGCGAAACCGGCGAAAGCCAGCAAACCCAAGAAAGTGAAAACGGCGAAACCCAAAGCCAAGACTGCGACCAAGAAAGCAGGCAAGAAGAAATGAGTCCGGGAGAAGAGGGGAAGGCGACACCGCCGCACACCCAGGACACACACGCTGACGAATAAAAACACCCACATGAACTCTCTGTAAATAGactttttgaggaaaaaaatgtttggtaCAGCCTATGTAACATTATTTTTGTATATGGTCTCTGTGCGGACTTTAGCACCATTTAAGgttttttctccatcatctgCACTGCCGTGACAGTAAGATCTGTTAAAATTGTTTAAGGTCACACACTGCTGCAGAACTACGGTGGCATTACGGTTGCTACTATTTGTCTTTAATTCCCCAATAACAGACTTGAATTAAAAAGGACCTTCGAcgattaaacacaaacaaacactaataTACGACTTGCTTAGAACTTTTGGACTGTTATTGCAATAATGGAAACAGAAAAATCGGCCTCAGAAGGACATTATAACGAAGGATATGACTGATGAATAGTCTTTTGAAAACCGCAATACGGACTGAACCGAACTGAAGCGGCCAGGACGGTGACTGTTtgttcaacatttttaaaatgaaatgttaatattaCATTAGTGTATGGTTTGTTCTGAAATGCCCATTATGTGTAGGCCTAGTAACTCATCTGAACGCCTTTATACTGGACAAACAATAAACTTTTCGCATCTTCTAAACCAGTCGTATTCATTATAAGCGCGCGATCTCTATGTCtctgcgcgtgtatgtgtgtgcgtgcgtgtgtgtttgagagtctGTTAGGAAGCGACACGAGGATAGATGCACACTGCGCTTTTGTTTGAATAATTTACGGAATATGAGTAAATGGACGCACCATTGTATGGACTGACTCTAGTCGTAGTGTAGCGGCATTTTTTTGCACGCTTTGAGTTCCCAAAGACCTCCCTGGAACGGGGCTGAGGGTGAGGGAGAAATCGTTGTAATTTGGCTACACCGCCAGAGGGAGGCGCAACTCTGTTGTGCTCCATCAGTTCAGAACAACGCTCTGACCACAGAATGGAATCAGTAaaactgtgagagagatttaatgaagaaaacatgaaaactttACGCAAAAGAATGACTATCAGCTGCACATTTTATACGGCAGGAAaacatggctgaagtgcccttaaCCCCCACTCAACcccatctgcccccccccccccccccccccccccctcccccgaggtgtgctgcccactgctcctgcgcctagtggttgtgtgtgctcagtactggtgtgtgtagggatgggttaaatacagaggtcaaattcactgctcactgccaCTGTGCGATCACggagatttaatcttaatcttaatcttagaCCGAGACCCACGTAGTCTGCATTTAAAGTAGGCCTATGTATGCAGCACAGACACAATTCTCACAGATCTGCGATGGATGACCTGTAGCGTCGCTAttaaatcgttttttttttttaagattgatTTTTTTCGTTAGTTTACCGAATTGTATATATCCCCCGTAAACcacaaaactgaatttaaacaCATTAACGTCACGACTGCATGGTTACTCAAGACCTGTCCAGTTCTTCTGACTCATTGAGGCGCtgtgctgccatctagtgtttATACTTTGAACTGCATCGGCGCGTCTACTACGGCACCGTTCCTGGAATTCACCATATTAACACACTTAAAATATGCATCACTGCGTTCTGCAGGGTCCACTGATCCAGTTAGAACAGGAGTATTCAATTACGGATTGCAGTGGACTGGGTTTCAAAACCATGTCCTATTCATTGGCGTGACATTTTCGGAAGCCATTCacttattttcatttatgtaaCTGACTTTTTTGGCTAGAACTTACAATGAAGAATCAAGCAATTAACAATGTTGTAAATCAGAGCAATATATAGGGTAAAACATCCAGTGCTGTTAtatcactgacactcactgaatgCCTTTTGACTCAAACAGGGACTAACAGTTCTCTGTTCCTCAGTCCGACTGTGGTTCCCTTTGGGCCACTGGAGGTCGCTCTTGTCCCGGATCCAACCCGCGGGTCCGCTATTCTTATCGGCCTGAGTTATCCACTACTGTAATTCACAACACAATTTATGACTCGACAGAAGCCAAGTGGAGAATGTAATATAAGGCCTGAAGTTAGCCTGCCTGGAGGTTCCGTATCCTGGAGTAAACTGGAGAGACTGGCAAAAACGCACCACTTAAACACTGGCAAATCGTCTTTACGGGGGACATAAACCATTCACCCAATAATCATGCAGCACGTTTACAGGTCTGTGTCACAGAGCCACCGGTCCTCTCGTAACTGAAGCCAGtgtcttcacagacacacaggtacCCCCAGGGGCCCATGCCCCTGCACCATTCAGCCTAAGCGCAAATCCGACACCCCGACGGTCATGTTCAGAGGTTCCTGATTGGTCCCTGATTGGTCAGacaaaacgtgtgtgtgtgtgtgtgatttgttttgttttttggaggagggggggtctTAGGACACCCCAGTCCAGGACTAATCTCATTTAAATGCAgagattcattcactcattcttttGTTCATTCGTGGGTAACAGCACCACACCCCAATAGAACAGCGCAATTCAAAACCCAACGACAGTCAGTAGCACTGTTACAGCCTCACAGCCTCCTGACCCCTCTCTGTCAGTCAACAGGTGTTTTTACGACCAAACAAACGCCTCAGAATGAGCACTCACCCACagtcagaggaaaaaaggtTTTATTAGAAAATGTCTCCAGGACACTGcctgtttctgttcatttaaaaagcattCTGAGATGACAGAACCAGGGATGGACCAGAGAAGAGCAGGTTTTTGGAGTATGGCCCCAGAGTTCacattctcttcattttgtttactgtgcatgacctttgaccttgacCCTGAATGACACCTGTTGTGGACTCGATGAGTTTGATTACTAAATTATTACTAAATGATAATTGATGAGTTTGATTACTAAAcactaacagtaaaacattCTCTATTTGATGGTCAGCGTGTGGAGTTaggactaaacacacacacaactgtcttTGAttattaaccacacacacacacacacacacacacacacactaaagttCAGATGTCAAATGCTTCAGTCACTGGTtatatggctgtgtgtgtttgtgtgtgagtgtctgtgtgtgtatgtgcgtatgtgtgtgtgtgtgtgtgtgtgtggtgtgtgtgtgtgtgtgtgtgtgtgtagctgaaaTGTGTGGAGGTTGTTGTGGCTTCGGCAAACGTCCTACAATGTcccattgaattgaattttagGTCAAGGGGTTAACCACAGGAGTCCTTGAGGTCAAAAGTGTGAGGTCAAAGTAGTATGATGGTCATGGGCTAACAAGAGAatccattttgtgtgtgcgtgtgtgtgtgttctccctcAGTGACCAGTGAAGCACCCAAACCAATGCTTTtgtctgacagaaaacaaaatggaaagacagaatgtcagtcagtgtgtatttcagagagagagtgtgtgtgtgtgtgtgtgtgtcaaagagagtgtgtgtgttatttgtttcGGCTGATTGCTCTGTACAGGGCGTATCCAAGGACCGTTGCCATGGCAGCACCAAGAGTGACACGCAGCCAAAACGATGTACTACTCATGTCCGAACCGTTCAGGtgcctgcagacagacagacagagagagacagacacacaaacaggcagacacataaacggagagagagagacaggcagacacacaaacagacagacagacagcgagagacaggcagacacacaaacagacagagagagacagtcggacacacaaacgcacaggaagagacagacagacacacaaacagacagagagagacagtcagacagacagacagacagacagacagacagacacacaaacacacagtgagagagacagacgcacagacagacaaacacacaagacagagggagacgGGCAGACACAcgaacagacagagacagagagacacacagacagagagagacagtcagacacacaaacacacggggagagacagacagacacacaaacacacagggagagacagacagacacacagacagacagagagagacagacagacacacaaacacacagggagagacagacagacacacagagagagacagacagacacacaaacagacaaatacagaacattagTCAACAGAACAATTCAGTCTGAATCTGTGAGTttaagtatatatgtgtgtctaagtatatgtgtgtgatggtaagTGTTTGTGCGTATTTCCATAGCTGCCCAGGCCAGTTTGCTGtagatgtgggagtgtgtgtgtgtatattgtgtgtataaatatatatatatatatgtgtgtgtgtgtgtgtgtgtatatgtttgtgtgcgcgtgtgtgtgtacgtacgggTACATAGCTGCCCAGGCCAGTTTGCTGtagatgtgggagtgtgtgtgtgtgtgtgtatatgtgtgtgtgtgtgtacgtacgggTACATAGCTGCCCAGGCCAGTTTGCTGtagatgtgggagtgtgtgtgtgtgtgtgtatatgtgtgtgtgtgtgtacgtacgggTACATAGCTGCCCAGGCCAGTTTGCTGtagatgtgggagtgtgtgtgtgtgtgtgtatatgtgtgtgtgtgtgtacgtacaggTACATAGCTGCCCAGGCCAGTTTGCTGtagatgtgggagtgtgtgtgtgtgtgtgtgtgtgtgtgtgtgtgtgtacgtacgggTACATAGCTGCCCAGGCCAGTTTGCTGtagatgtgggagtgtgtgtgtgtgtgtgtgtgtgtgtgtgtgtgtgtgtgtacgtacgggTACATAGCTGCCCAGGCCAGTTTGCTGtagatgtgggagtgtgtgtgtgtgtgtgtgtgtgtgtacgtacgggTACATAGCTGCCCAGGCCAGTTTGCTGtagatgtgggagtgtgtgtgtgtgtgtgtgtgtgtacgtacgggTACATAGCTGCCCAGGCCAGTTTGCTGtagatgtgggagtgtgtgtgtgtgtgtgtgtgtgtgtacgtacgggTACATAGCTGCCCAGGCCAGTTTGCTGtagatgtgggagtgtgtgtgtgtgtgtgtgtatatgtgtgtgtgtgtgtacgtacgggTACATAGCTGCCCAGGCCAGTTTGCTGtagatgtgggagtgtgtgtgtgtgtgtgtgtgtgtatatgtgtgtgtgtgtgtacgtacgggTACATAGCTGCCCAGGCCAGTTTGCTGtagatgtgggagtgtgtgtgtgtgtgtgtgtgtgtgtgtatatgtgtgtgtacgtacgggTACATAGCTGCCCAGGCCAGTTTGCTGtagatgtgggagtgtgtgtgtgtgtgtgtgtgtatatgtgtgtgtgtgtgtacgtacgggTACATAGCTGCCCAGGCCAGTTTGCTGtagatgtgggagtgtgtgtgtgtgtgtgtgtgtgtgtgtgtgtgtacgtacgggTACATAGCTGCCCAGGCCAGTTTGCTGtagatgtgggagtgtgtgtgtgtgtgtgtgtgtgtgtgtacgtacgggTACATAGCTGCCCAGGCCAGTTTGCTGtagatgtgggagtgtgtgtgtgtgtgtgtgtgtgtgtgtacgtacgggTACATAGCTGCCCAGGCCAGTTTGCTGtagatgtgggagtgtgtgtgtgtgtgtgtgtgtgtgtacgtacgggTACATAGCTGCCCAGGCCAGTTTGCTGtagatgtgggagtgtgtgtgtgtgtgtgtgtgtacgtacgggTACATAGCTGCCCAGGCCAGTTTGCTGtagatgtgggagtgtgtgtgtagactgctGAAGGGTTGAGGAGCAGGAAGTCGGTGCTTGTAGCAGAATTCCGACGGACTCATTCCGTGATGCTGTTTCACCTCAGGAAGATCACACTTACACGCCACCAACACACACGGAATACCACTGTCCATATAGTGCTcctacagaaacagagagagagagagagagagagagggagagagagagagagagagagagagagagaaggagggagagagagagagaaggagggagagagagagagggtgagggagagagagagagagagaaggagggagagagagaaggaaagggaaagagagacagagagagagagagaagggggtacGGAGAAAAGTATCAGTTCTGTCATGagaaatgtgtgtaatatacgtgtgtgtgtgtactgtgtgtgtgtgtgtgtgtgtgtgtgagtgcatgtgtggtgtgtgtgcggtgtgtgtgtgtgtgtactgtgtgtgtgtgtgtgtgtgtgtgtgtgtacgtggtgtgtgtgtgtgtgtacgtggtgtgtgtgtgtgtgtgtgtaatgtgtgtgtgtgaatacctTGTAAATACTGGCGCAGTAGTTGAAGGAGTTTGGGTCGCTGACGTCATACATGAGACAGGCCACGTCACACGCCGCGTCCGCTGCCTTCAGGAACTCCATCTCCACGTCCACTTCATACAGCTGCcatgacaagacacacacacacacacacacacacaggtcagggGTGTGAGGGGCAGCTCGTTACCGTGGTGACGGGGGTGGGGGTACTTACGATGAGATATTTCTCCTGGTTTGCCACAGTCACTGTGTTTATGGTGTAGAGGGAAAAAACACCTGACGAATCACTgagtctctgaaacacacacacacacacacacagacacacacacagacgtacacacagacgcacacacacacacacacacacagacgcacacacagacgcatacgcgcacacacacacacacgcagatgcacacgcacacacacacgcacacacagacgcacacgcacacacacacacacatttaaggtCAGTCTTGTTGAATGAATTCAGTGCATTTCAGTGAGTATATTTAATAGCAGTGCTGGATTATCTCTGTCATTCTCCCTCATTAATCATCACACTGTTCCCACTGTCTGACACAAGGAAAcagctgtctgactgtctgacacaggacacagggaaacagctgtctgactgtctgacacaggacacagggaaacagctgtctgactgtctctcacaggacacagggaaacagctgtctgactgtctgacacaGGACACAGGGAAACAGCTGTCTGACACAGGACACAGGGAAAcagctgtctgactgtctgacacaGGACACAGGGAAACAGCTGTCTGACACAGGACACAGGGAAAcagctgtctgactgtctgacacaggacagagggaaacagctgtctgactgtctgactgtttaCACAGGTAAGCAGGTGTCTCACCGTTAGGCTCCGCCCCAGAAAGGCCTGCAGGAAGGCTGTCTTCCCCGTGCCTCGTGGCCCTATCACTTTACACAGAAACACGGAGCGCTGCGTCTGCCCTTTCTCCAAGTCCAGGGTCTTCTCCCTGgtcactgcacacacacgttaaacacacacatgttacacatcataaacacacacacacacattaaacacacacgttacacattataaacacacacacacacattaaacacacacatgttacacattataaacacacacacacacattaaacacacacatgttacacattataaacacacacacacattaaacacacacatgttacacattataaacacacacacacattaaacacacacatgttacacattataaacacacacacacattaaacacacacatgttacacattataaacacacacacacattaaacacacacgttacacattataaacacacacacacacattaaacacacacatgttacacattataaacacacacacacacattaaacacacacatgttacacattataaacacacacacacacattaaacacacacatgttacacattataaacacacacacacattaaacacacacatgttacacattataaacacacacacacacacacacattaaacacacacatgttacacattataaacacacacacacattaaacacacacatgttacacattatagacacacacacacattaaacacacacatgttacacattataaacacacacacacattaaacacacacgttacacattataaacacacacacacattaaacacacacgttacacattataaacacacacacacacacacattaaacacacacatgttacacattataaacacacacacacacattaaacacacacatgttacacattataaacacacacacacattaaacacacacatgttacacattataaacacacacacacattaaacacacacatgttacacattataaacacacacacacattaaacacacacatgttacacattataaacacacacacacattaaacacacacgttacacattataaacacacacacacattaaacacacacgttacacattataaacacacacacacacattaaacacacacgttacacattataaacacacacacacacattaaacacacacatgttacacattataaacacacacacacacattaaacacacacatgttacacattataaacacacacacacattaaacacacacatgttacacattataaacacacacacacacattaaacacacacatgttacacattataaacacacacacacattaaacacacacgttacacattatagacacacacacacattaaacacacacgttacacattataaacacacacacacattaaacacacacatgttacacattataaacacacacacacattaaacacacacatgttacacattataaacacacacacacattaaacacacacgttacacattataaacacacacacacattaaacacacacgttacacattataaacacacacacacattaaacacacacatgttacacattataaacacacacacacattaaacacacacatgttacacattataaacacacacacacattaaacacacacgttacacattataaacacacacacacattaaacacacacgttacacattataaacagATATACACAAgtcacacattataaacatacacacgttacacattataaacacacacacgtttcatattataaacacacacacgttacacattacacacacacacgtttcatattttaaaacacacacgttacacattataaacacacacacacacacgttacacgcACACGTTagacattataaacacacacacgtttcatattataaacacacacacacacgttacacacacacgttacacattataaacacacacacgttacacattacacacacacgttacacattacacatacatacgttacacattatgaacacacacacacacacgctacacattaaacacacacacgttacacattacacatacatacgttacacattaaacacacacacgttacacattacacatacatacgttACACATTACATATACATACGCTACacattatgaacacacacacacacatacgttacacattaaacacacacacgttacacattacacacacatacgttacacattaaaaacacacacgttacacGTGTTTTGTACATGTTGGCTGATTTTGGGGCTTTTGTTAGATGTTCTGAAAACAGAACCGTTCTGTTCTACAAGATCCATGAAATCAATTCAAATGACATCACAGACCTGTCGGAGGGTGTGGCCCTCTCTCAGTGTGGTGTAGGAactgtggaggtgtgtgtttacctgtgatAGCTGAAGTCTGTGAGTCTTGTTCTGTCAGGATTGGGTGACCAAGGTAACCCAAGTATTCCAGGCACCGATGGATGTCCAGGTACGCCGACAGCCTacacaaaccaaccaatcaaagcAGAGGACCCTGATAAAATGGCCAATAAATATTAAGCATATTAATCTGTCACCTGTGTTTCAGTTCACTTTACTGTTATAGTAtttggttagtgtgtgtttatgttgtgtgagTCACAGGCTGAGAGAGCAGgagataaaggtgtgtgtgtgtttttagtcaCATTGACGGCGGTTAAAACGAAGGAAAGAGGTGAGAAAATATTTCGTTGCCACATCCACCTTTGGTGATTCTACATTCAGCACTCAAACTGTACTCAGTAAAAACTTATCAAATAACTTTACCCttagccccgcccacagccccACCCTTAACCCTGCCCACGACCCTGCCCACAGCCCCGCCCTTAACCCTGACCACAGCCCCGCCCTCAGCCCTGCCCACAGCCCCGCCCTCAACCCTGACCACAGCCCCGCCCTCAGCCCTGCCCACGACCCCGCCCTTAACCCTACCCACAGCCCCGCCCTTAACCCTACCCACAGCCCCGCCCTCAGCCCTGCCCTTAACCCTGCCCACAGCCCCACCCTTAACCCTGCCCACGGCCCCGCCCTCAGCCCTGCCCACAGCCCCGCCCTCAACCCTGACCACAGCCCCGCCCATAACCCTGCCCACGACCCCGCCCCTCTCTTACGTCCATTGGCAGAGGTAGCCATGCAGAGGGATGTAGTTCTGATCTGTGGTGGGGACAGCTGTGTACACATCTGCACCCCAAGGCATGTAGGGAAATACACTAAACAAGCTCTTCAGCTCCGCAGGAGACAGGGCAGAGTCCTTatcctacagacagacagacagacagacagacagagcgagagagagagagagagagagagagagagagagagagagagagagagacacacacagagcgagacagagagagagagagagagggagagacagggagagagagagagagagagagagagacagagagacagagagagagggaagagagagagagggaaggagggagagaaagggagggagggagagagagagagagagagagagagagatcagtgacCAGCTGAGTATTTCTTCTATCTATCAGCAGCTTGTGTAGGTGAATAGTTCTGTGTAGATGTATAGTTCTGTGTAGATGTATGGTTCTGTGTAGGTGTATGGTTCTGTGTAGGTGTATGGTTCTGTGTAGGTGAATAGTTCTGTGTAGATGTATAGTTCTGTGTAGATGTATAGTTCTGTGTAGATGTATAGTTCTGTGTAGATGTATAGTTCTGTGTAGATGTATAGTTCTGTGTAGGTGTATAGTTCTGTGTAGGTGAATAGTTCTGTGTAGATGTATAGTTTTGTGTAGGTGTATAGTTCTGTGTAGATGTATAGTTCTGTGTAGATGTATAGTTCTGTGTAGATGTATAGTTCTGTGTAGGTGTATAGTTCTGTGTAGATGTATAGTTCTGTGTAGATGTATAGTTCTGTGTAGATGTGCACTTTAACACATGCAGATCACGCCAACACTGTTACACGTGGACACACACGGAGCTTGAAGAGCAGGGTGTGATGTCATAAGGACACACCTCACTGATCATGTGATCAGAGTGAGTAATGCCGGCGTTAAAGAACACGTTACCTCATCATACTTCTCAAAGAGTCTCTGTAGGAACTGGTAACCCAGGTGATTCAATTCTGTGGTGCAGCCCACAGGAACGCGcaacctggacacacacacacctcacacacacacacacacacacacgcgcacacacacacacacacacacacacacattacacacacacacacacacacacacacacacacacacacacaccagatgccacacaaaaaaaccccaagagaACACGTAAGAACACATACTTGCATTCAACGCACACACAACGTCCCATACTAAAATGTGCAATACAGTGtgtgctgttcacacacacacagagacacactcacggTGGGTAGAGATAATCGTCTGTGAGCTCCAGTGTGTCATCGTAGCCAAATTTTCGGAGGATTGTCCACGTGGTCTCATGGCGACCTCTCTGAATGAACAGGGTGTTCAGAAACAGaaaccctaaacacacacagacacacacacacacacaacacaacacacacacacacacacaaatcagtaaTGATCCTTCTGATGTAGTCTGGTATTATTTAATACTCATGTTTAAATTCCTTCTCCTCtaaatcctctctctgtccccacggCACAACCTTCCATTATAACCCTGAGGTTCCACTGTAAGAGAACtgagacgtgtgtgtggtgtgtgtgtgtgtgtgtgtgtatagtgtgtgtgtagtgtgtgtgtagtgtagtgtgtgtgtgtgtgtgcgtgtgtctgtgtgtatctgtgtctgtgtgtgcgtgtgtgtctgtgtgtatctgtgtgtgtatgtgtgtgtgtgtgtgtgtgtgtgtgtatgtgtgtgtgtgtgtatgtgtgtgtgtgtgtagagtagtgtgtgtgtgtgtgtgtgtgtgtgtatgtgtgtgtgtgtgtatgtgtgtgtgtgtagagtagtgtgtgtgtgtgtatgtgtgtgtgtgtgtatgtgtgtagtgtagtgtgtgtgtgtgtgtgtgtgtatgtgtgtgtgtgtgtagtgtgtgtgtgtagtgtgtgtgtgtagtgtgtgtgtgtgtgtgtgtgtgtagtgtgtgtgtgtagtgtgtgtgtgtatgtgtgtatatgtgtgtgtgtgtagtgtagtgtgtgtgtagtgtgtgtgtgtgtgtagtgtgtgtgtagtgtagtgtgtgtgtagtgtgtgtgtagtgtagtgtgagtgtgtgtgtatgtgtgtgtagtgtgtgtgtgtagtgtagtgtgtgtgtgtgtgtgtgtgtgtcataccgTCCAGAGTGAGTCCGTTGTCCTGAACTCCATTACTAGTATTTTTCCACACGACTGTTTTCACGTCCTCCAGCGCCTGAGGAGCCAACGGGTTCCCGAAGCACAgtttctacaaacacacacacacacacacacacacacacattaca includes the following:
- the rhot2 gene encoding mitochondrial Rho GTPase 2 isoform X1; translation: MKRDVRILLLGEPKVGKTSLIMSLVGEEFPEQVPLRAEEITIPADVTPEKVPTHIVDYSESEQTDEALREEIVKANVVCVVYDVTQEDTIDKIKTKWIPLVNGGAEKGSKIPIILVGNKSDLRSGSSMETILPIMNQFSEIETCVECSAKNLKNISELFYYAQKAVLHPTAPLYDPENKQLKPQCVRALSRIFTISDQDNDHILSDAELNSFQKLCFGNPLAPQALEDVKTVVWKNTSNGVQDNGLTLDGFLFLNTLFIQRGRHETTWTILRKFGYDDTLELTDDYLYPPLRVPVGCTTELNHLGYQFLQRLFEKYDEDKDSALSPAELKSLFSVFPYMPWGADVYTAVPTTDQNYIPLHGYLCQWTLSAYLDIHRCLEYLGYLGHPILTEQDSQTSAITVTREKTLDLEKGQTQRSVFLCKVIGPRGTGKTAFLQAFLGRSLTRLSDSSGVFSLYTINTVTVANQEKYLILYEVDVEMEFLKAADAACDVACLMYDVSDPNSFNYCASIYKEHYMDSGIPCVLVACKCDLPEVKQHHGMSPSEFCYKHRLPAPQPFSSLHTHSHIYSKLAWAAMYPHLNGSDMSSTSFWLRVTLGAAMATVLGYALYRAISRNK